In the genome of Ostreibacterium oceani, one region contains:
- a CDS encoding DUF6746 family protein produces MKKNSVKKNLMKKNLVVVLFAGVVALCMPAAYASEEKARVDHFQAVESETLAQAVENLSTYNQKLATLLQKDEITPQEMHSIHKLTYTLEEALQKMQTEIASLAVTLEEVHLGSERVDVVRVKDNGKQYLEGSQPLTKAAD; encoded by the coding sequence ATGAAAAAAAATTCAGTGAAAAAAAATCTAATGAAAAAAAATTTGGTTGTTGTTTTATTCGCGGGCGTTGTTGCGCTATGCATGCCAGCAGCCTATGCAAGCGAGGAAAAAGCACGTGTCGATCATTTCCAAGCGGTAGAATCAGAGACGCTTGCCCAAGCAGTTGAGAATTTATCAACGTATAACCAAAAATTGGCGACACTTTTGCAAAAAGACGAAATAACACCGCAAGAAATGCACAGTATCCATAAATTGACCTACACATTAGAAGAAGCGTTACAAAAAATGCAAACTGAGATTGCCTCGCTGGCAGTGACGTTAGAAGAAGTCCATTTAGGGTCAGAGCGTGTAGATGTTGTGCGTGTTAAAGATAATGGCAAACAGTATCTTGAGGGTAGCCAGCCGTTGACTAAAGCCGCTGACTAA
- a CDS encoding acyltransferase family protein produces the protein MQHLYRCTYKWNSGSIIIFFVVQVSRHPIAESIATFSGLQFIGKCSYSLYLIHIPVLRSLKQFYDTEGVPPNIICVFAAIIIATLVLHYTVFNPAKNKQLPA, from the coding sequence ATGCAACATCTATATCGTTGCACTTACAAATGGAATTCAGGAAGCATTATTATTTTCTTTGTTGTTCAAGTTTCTCGCCACCCTATCGCCGAGTCAATAGCGACTTTTTCTGGATTACAGTTTATAGGCAAATGCAGTTATAGCTTGTATTTAATTCATATCCCTGTATTGCGTAGCCTCAAACAGTTTTACGATACAGAAGGTGTCCCGCCTAATATTATCTGCGTCTTTGCCGCCATCATAATCGCAACGTTAGTCTTACATTACACCGTATTCAATCCAGCAAAAAATAAACAACTACCAGCATAA